In Buchnera aphidicola (Chaetogeoica yunlongensis), the genomic stretch ATAATATCTTGAATAGTTACTATATTCATATTTTTAGATTTTGCAAATTTGATTATTTCTGGTAATTTTGACATAGTACCATCATCATTAGTTAGTTCACATATAACTCCTATAGGCTTTAATCCTGATAATTTCATTAGTTCTATAGCAGCTTCAGTATGTCCTTTTCTTGCTTTAATTCCTTTTTTGTTTGCTTGTAATGGAAATATATGTCCTGGTCTGTTTAAGTCACTAGGTTTGGCATTATCGTTTATAATTGCACGAATTGTTGTTATTCTATCTTGTGCAGATACTCCAGTAGATATACCATGAGCAGCTTCTACTGTGATTGTAAAATTTGTTCCGAATTTACTTGTATTTTTTTTTACCATTATGGGTAATTTTAGTTGTTTTCTTTTAAATTCTGTTATACATACACAAATTATGCCGCTTCCATGTCTTATTGTTAATGCCATTTGTTCAATAGTCATTTTTTCTCCTGAAAAAATTAGATCTCCTTCATTTTCTCTTTTTTCATTATCTAAAACAATAATTCCATTTCCTGATTTTAGTGAATTAATAGCATTTATTAAACGTTCTTTTGAAGATCCAAATTGAGAAAGTAAAGATTTTTTCATAATTTAAATACCTATGAAAAATAATTTATTATATTAATATTTAGTAAAATATTTAGTAATAATGATAATTGTATTTTTTAAATTTTTATTTTAATGTTATCATAATTGCTTAATAAATAGTAATTTTATTTATTTTTGTATAAATTAAATCAATACATATTCATAAATTTATGTAGTGGAGTATTGAGTATTATGAAAATATATTTAGTAGGAGGGGCTATTAGAGATAAATTATTAAATTTGTCTGTAAAAGATAGAGATTGGGTAGTAGTAGGAGGTACTCCAAAAATGTTGCTAGAA encodes the following:
- the ribB gene encoding 3,4-dihydroxy-2-butanone-4-phosphate synthase, with product MKKSLLSQFGSSKERLINAINSLKSGNGIIVLDNEKRENEGDLIFSGEKMTIEQMALTIRHGSGIICVCITEFKRKQLKLPIMVKKNTSKFGTNFTITVEAAHGISTGVSAQDRITTIRAIINDNAKPSDLNRPGHIFPLQANKKGIKARKGHTEAAIELMKLSGLKPIGVICELTNDDGTMSKLPEIIKFAKSKNMNIVTIQDIIENIKKLI